A DNA window from Leptolyngbya sp. KIOST-1 contains the following coding sequences:
- a CDS encoding amino acid ABC transporter permease yields the protein MNLDFGQILPSLPFILQGILVTLRFTVLSALFGFTLGTLLSLLKISNVKPLRWFAEFYTSIFRGTPLILQLALVYFATPQIIGYRISPIEAGVLTFSLNSAAYSSETIRAGIMAVDKGQREASMSLGVAYRPMMLDIILPQAFKNILPALVNETIALLKDSALVSTIGVLDLMRRAQVVAGQTFLYFEPLLVVGVIYYIMVMGLTQAAQVLERRMRRSD from the coding sequence ATGAACCTAGACTTTGGCCAAATTCTGCCGTCGCTGCCGTTTATTTTGCAGGGTATTCTCGTCACCCTCAGGTTTACTGTCCTGTCGGCACTGTTCGGGTTTACCCTGGGCACCCTGCTGTCCCTGCTCAAGATCTCCAATGTCAAGCCGCTGCGGTGGTTTGCGGAGTTCTACACCTCAATCTTTCGGGGCACGCCGCTGATTTTGCAGCTGGCGCTGGTGTACTTCGCCACCCCGCAAATCATTGGCTACCGCATCTCGCCGATTGAGGCGGGGGTGCTCACCTTCTCGCTCAACTCGGCGGCCTACAGTTCCGAGACCATTCGGGCGGGGATTATGGCGGTGGACAAGGGGCAGCGGGAGGCGTCAATGTCCCTGGGGGTGGCCTACCGGCCCATGATGCTCGACATCATTCTGCCCCAGGCGTTCAAAAACATCCTGCCCGCCCTGGTGAATGAGACGATCGCGCTGCTGAAGGATTCGGCGCTGGTGTCTACCATTGGCGTCCTCGATCTGATGCGGCGGGCTCAGGTGGTGGCGGGGCAGACCTTTCTGTACTTTGAGCCGCTGCTCGTGGTGGGGGTGATCTACTACATCATGGTTATGGGGCTGACCCAGGCGGCCCAGGTTCTTGAGCGGAGGATGCGCCGCAGTGATTAG